The following DNA comes from Candidatus Margulisiibacteriota bacterium.
TAAGCGGAGCAATAGCATTGCCGCCCTTATAAATCCAGATTTTTTTATTAATTAACTCTTGCACACGAAATTACATAGCTTAGATAACGTAAATCTTATTCAGCTACCGTTCAAACTCACCGTCCTGGTTCGGTTGAACGCTCAGAAACATCGTGTTTCTGAATTACGCTGAATTTCGATAACTATATCTATAAGCTATTAACGCTTAGGCTGCGCCTTGCGCTAGACCTTCTGTAACATGCGGTGCTATTCGTTCATTAATTTGTCATTTAACGACACTTAATCAAGAGAAGATAATTGCGCAATGCTCCCGCAGCCTGAATTATATAGAGTGAAAACAATAATAGCTTATAGGGTGACTAGAAATATCCCAAATTTTAATGAAGCGAGTTTGCTTAGGGATTAGCGGATTGTTAAGGCTTCATTTCCAGCCTTAACATAGAGAATCAAAAAGTTCACTTTCAATAAAGCCAAGTTAGCCTCGCTAACAAAAAAGTGTTTGATTAAATTGCATTTCAAAAAGAAAAAGATGAGGTCTTAACGTAAAAATAAATTAGGCAATGGTTTTATTAGTAAAGGATAATTTGTCATTTGGCTTGGAAATAGGTTGCTTAAGTTTCTAATAAATAGATTTGTCTTCCTAACAAGGCAAAGAGCCAGCTGTGTTTCAATTTGTTTTTCTGACATTTCCGGAGTTATTTTAGCAAGTTCAGCAGAGTACCATTTTTGTATTTCCTCTAGAAGAGGTACAAGTTCTTGAAAGTTTATTGTGTCTTTAAACAAATTAATATGTTGGTAAATTACACCAAGATATAGTCTGGCAATGTGATAGTGTGCAGTTATAGGGTATAGTTGGTTAAGGTTTTGCTCTCTGCACAATCCAATGTCTATTTGTGTTGCCTTTTTAATCTCCCTACAAAACTCAGTTGTAAGTTTTTGGATGTTGTTTAGGCTTGGGTTTATTCTTAAGGTTTCCAGTTGGTTTACCGTTAAGCTAAATTCAAAGGTGGGAAATTCGTAATATTGCAGATTGCCTATGTCTATTGTTTGGAAAGATTTTAGGTCTGTCGAATAATTATTGAGCATTATTTCATGCAGACCAAGAGCTATTATTTTATTATTCATGTTTAATATATCGAAACTTATAAAATAAAATTGCATTAAGCTTTATGCTTTCAGCTTTTGGCTTTTAGCTATATAATAATTTACGCGATGGAACAACAAGAACATATTGATGAATTTAAAATAAGAAGAGAAAAAGTAGCAGAACTACGGGCTGCCGGGATAGAACCATATCCAGCTTTTTATCACAGAGAATCCACTCTTACGGAAATAAAAGAAAAACATCAGCAAGAAGTTGAGGCTGGCAAAGAAGGTGTGGTTGTTTCGACTGCTGGACGTCTAATTGCCAAAAGAGGTCACGGCAAAGCATCCTTTGGTAACTTAATGGATGAGCAGACTAAGTTGCAGGTGTATGCTAAAGAAGACATTTTAGGTGCTGAGGCATATGAATCATATATGAAGCTAGACATTGGAGATTTTATTGCTGTAACAGGTGAGCTTTTTATTACTAGAACCGGTGAACTAACGATTAAGGTTTCAGAATATAAATTGCTTTCTAAATCGTTAAACCCACTCCCAGAGAAATTTCATGGTCTTCAAGACAAGGAACTTAGATATCGCAAAAGATATCTTGATTTGATTGCTAATCCAGAGATTAAAGATGTTTTTGCTAAAAGAAGCAAAATAATTTCTTTAATAAGAAAAAAGTTTGAAGAAAAAGGCTTTATGGAGGTTGAAACTCCAGTGTTGCATGCGATAGCAGGCGGAGCAACAGCCAGACCCTTTACTACTCACCATAATGCGCTTGATATGAAGCTTTATATGAGAATAGCTCTTGAGTTACATTTAAAGAGACTTATTGTTGGTGGATTTGAGAAAGTTTATGAAATAGGTAGAGTTTTTAGAAACGAAGGTATTTCTTACAAACATAATCCTGAATATACTTTATTAGAGTTATATCAAGCCTATGCAGATTACAACGACATGATGGATTTGGCCGAAGATGTTATTTCTTCTTTGGTGATGGATATGACTGGAAGTTACAAGATAGTTTATGACGGAAACGATATAGATTTTACTCCTCCTTGGACCAGAGCGACCATGACAGACCTTATTAAGAAGTTTTCTGGTATAGATATCCAAGGTAAAACTTTCGAAGAGCTTAAAAAAGAAATTGAAGCCAAAGGCATGCATCTGAAAGAAGAGCATTCTTCAGTTGGTCAGCTTGTTAATTTCTTATACGATGAAAAGGTAGAATTAAAGTTAATTCATCCAACGTTTGTGACAGACTATCCGTTGGAAACATCACCACTTGCCAAAAAACATCGTGATAATCCAGAGTTAGTTGAGAGGTTTGAGCTAGTTGTTAACACAATGGAAATAGCTAACGCTTATTCTGAGTTAAATGATGCAATAGATCAGAAGGCGAGATTTGAAGAGCAAGTTGCACAAAGAGCAGCTGGTGATGAAGAGGCACATATGATGGATGAAGATTTCGTTGAAGCATTAGAATATGGTATGCCTCCAACTGGTGGGCTTGGAATCGGGATAGATAGAGTAATTATGCTTATTACGGGTCAAACTTCTATCAGAGACGTTCTTTTATTCCCACATATGCGACACAAATAGTTCTTTTCTTAAGGGCTTCGCGCTATACTCAAACTTCGCTTTCGTGGACAGCCACTAAATTTGCAATGCTTATCAAGTGGAGCTGTAAAAATTCCGCTTGCCTCACCCAGAAAAATTTAAAAATAACTGATTATTAGCTGAACATACTACTCACTCTCTCCAGAAAGCGCTTTGGGACATTGTTATTTATATAAAGAAAAATTTGTGTGTTGAATAGCTTTCAAAACAGGGTATAATTACTTGAGAGTATTTAAAGAAAGGGGACATGGGTTACAATAAGGTAAGAAGTTTTAAGCATTATACTAAAGGAGAAGTTTATGAAAAAAATATTAATTATTATGGTAATGGCAAGTATGTCTTTAGTTTTAGCCGGAGCTAATGTTGGGTTTTTTGCTCCAGCAGAAACTTTAGAAGTTGGTGGCACATGGTCCTCTGGAGGGAATGGAACCTTTGGTGCAGTAGCACAGTATTCTTTCTCTAGCGATATGGATTTTACAGCAGGCTTAGATTTTGCTAGTGGGTCAACTCCTATTTCAATCGGAGTAAACAAATATTTTAATGTACCAGCGGATATGGATCAGTATATTAAACCATGGGTTGGCGCAAGCTATACTGCTTATTCAGGTACTTCCAGTCTTGGGATTAATGGGAATGTTGGATATTCCATGAACTATGAAGGCATTCGATATATTCCATATATAGGTCTTACTTGGGTTAATACTACAGCTGGTGGCGTATCAGTATCGTCAACAGATTTAGTTTTAGGTGTGCAAGCTGATTTTACTCCAAATAAGGTCAATAAAATCTTGGCTGGTTTAGAATTACAAAATTCTAATATGGTATTAATGGTAGGATACACATTCTAATAAATTAGTTAAATCATTAATGGTCAGTTATAAAAAGGGAGAACAATTTGTTCTCTCTTTTTTTGTTTCATAAGAAAACAAAAGTTGATTTTAATGTTGAGTGTAGAGTGAATGCATTTTTTTAGTTTCTGCAAGTCCATAATCAGCAATGTTTCGCCATGCTGCTGTTTTGCCTGTATCTGATTCCCGGTAACCTTTACGAAACTTATGTGCATTTGCTTCAACAAAAAGCTCTGCTTCTAAAAAGTTTTCTTTACCAACGTTTAGTCCATACATAATAAAGAACCTCCAGATAATAGAATCTCCATTCATCTCTGTTTTATGTTCTGTAACAAACTGCAGCGCCTCATCAATTTGCTCTATAAGCTCAAAGCGGGAATCAAGAATTTCGAAAACAGTGTTGAGTGAAACATTTAATGGTGGATTAACTAGCTTTTCAAGCTTGTTAACCGGGACAAGTCTACTTAATAAATGAGTTTGCCTGTTCTTAGACAACTTATTGATTTGAATGTTTGGTGAGGAGATGTAACTGGCAAGAAGCTTTTTGATTTCAGAAGTGAAGCCAGCTTGTTTGGTATTTTTAATCATTTTAGTAATACTTACGAGGTCTCTTAGTTTGATGATTTCTGCTTCTTGTTCGGCTAAGAGTTTCCATTTAACGAGTAAATCAATTGAACCCGGAGTGAGTCTTAATATAGTATTTGCAAGCTTTTCTGAGTAACTTTTGGGTATACTTAGGTCTGTTAATGTTTGAGTTATTTGTTGAAACGCTACAGCATTAATTCTGCCTGCTTTCAGCCCAAGCTTAGGTGGTGGGGTTATGGGTAGTGATATTGTCTTCTTGCGCATTGTGTTAATTTATCGTCAGTAAAAATAATTTATCCCAAGCTAAATAGGACTTGTACTTCAGCTTTTTTTAAATTTAGTATATATAACAGATACATTTGTTGATTTGTTATCCAAATTTCTAATGGGCTATAGAGCATTTTATTGTTTTGTCAAAATATTATTCAGATTAAAAGCTGAACGTTCCTCCATCAGGCTTGAACCAATAATCAACAACTACTGTGTTAGAATTGGGATTGCGAATTATTTTTACAACAGCAAAATAGGCATTTTCCGGAAACCAGGTCATGGCGTAAGTTTTCCCTACCCCGGATATTTTAGGTGCAGGTTCTTTATAGTTTGATCCAACAGGTTTAGGCACTGTGTTTCGTCCAGTTATTTCTTCGAAGGCTGCACCATGTAGTACAGCATAGCTGGGTGGTCCTCCAAAGTTTGGTTGAACAAAAATATTTCCAAGAGAAGAAGATGTTCCTGTAGAAACTGTTTTTGAGGAAAAGTTTAGGCTTTGACCACCACTTATTGTTGCGGTTCCGCTGATTATTCCAAACCCACTTTCTTCATTTGTTGGGTCAGTCCCTAGCCCAATCTCAACACTGTCTGGCACGCCATCATTATCCGAGTCTAATTCTCCATAGATTAGTTTGCTGATAGGTTCCGATGAATCTATTTTATGAGCATTTTGTTCTAGCTCATAAGTTCTCACATTTTCTTTTTCTAAGGCTCTTTTCATGTTTGCAAGGATAGAGTCCATATCAAGTAAAGTATCCGCAATGTCTGAAAAAATAGTCGTTGCCTTTGCTTGATAGTCTT
Coding sequences within:
- the lysS gene encoding lysine--tRNA ligase; its protein translation is MEQQEHIDEFKIRREKVAELRAAGIEPYPAFYHRESTLTEIKEKHQQEVEAGKEGVVVSTAGRLIAKRGHGKASFGNLMDEQTKLQVYAKEDILGAEAYESYMKLDIGDFIAVTGELFITRTGELTIKVSEYKLLSKSLNPLPEKFHGLQDKELRYRKRYLDLIANPEIKDVFAKRSKIISLIRKKFEEKGFMEVETPVLHAIAGGATARPFTTHHNALDMKLYMRIALELHLKRLIVGGFEKVYEIGRVFRNEGISYKHNPEYTLLELYQAYADYNDMMDLAEDVISSLVMDMTGSYKIVYDGNDIDFTPPWTRATMTDLIKKFSGIDIQGKTFEELKKEIEAKGMHLKEEHSSVGQLVNFLYDEKVELKLIHPTFVTDYPLETSPLAKKHRDNPELVERFELVVNTMEIANAYSELNDAIDQKARFEEQVAQRAAGDEEAHMMDEDFVEALEYGMPPTGGLGIGIDRVIMLITGQTSIRDVLLFPHMRHK